The following nucleotide sequence is from Paenibacillus odorifer.
ATCACCGCATATCTTAATCACAGCATTGGATTTAAAGTGAATGGTGCAGCTTATACGCCTGTTGATAATAAAGGTAACACATTAGCTCCGATTACTTATAACAATACAACCTATCTTCCTGTACGTGCCTTGGCTGATGTGTTGAAGGTGCCAGTGACTTTTGATGCGGCAGCGAATCAGGTCATTCTGGGTACTGGAACTGTGGTGCCGGATAAAGATACATTAACACCAGTACAGTACAGCAACGCTCAAAAAGAACAAATTTCTAAAGCTTTTGCAAATTTCGATGGGTTTAAAACGGTTTATGCACCAGCACAAATGGTGAGTGGAGACGCTTATCAAAAGGCAGCTAGCTCTGAAGATGGAGTGTACTTTTTGTTCAACCATATGAGGGTGAACGTTTCTCCACGTGACTACTCCTATGATTACAAAGGCGATACCGTAAAGCTCTCCAATGGTACAGAAGCTAAGTGGTACAGCCCTACCAGCGATTCATTGTTTTTGACCTATAAACTGGATGATCGTTTTGTGACGATTAGTTCTCCAGACAAGGCTTTGAGCAAGGCGCAATTAGAGAAGGTAGCCGTGAATGTGGTGAAATGGAGTAAATAACTCCTTTAAAAACAAAGCTCAATTTACAAAAAGTAAAGCAGCAAGTCACTCCGATCCGGGAGGGCTTGCTGCTTTTTTTGTTTTCGTGTCCGCGTGTTCTATTTACTGTGCTGTTTATTAGGCAGCTTTTGGCTTGGTGTTCCTTTACCGTGATTCTGTTTGTTCTTTTCTGCTTTCTTCTGGGTGTCGTGTACTTTGTCTACAAAAGCTTGAGTATCATCCATGTTTGTCCTCCTTGATCATAACCTTGCCGTTACTGTAACCACTTTTGCCTGATTAAATACACAAGCCGTTTTTACAAACTAGTGGATTAATCCGTACATTGTGAAAATATTTAGTAGTTACTATGAATGGATGCAAGCATTTCATAATAACAGTAAGGGAGACTGATTATGAACAGGTTATTTAAACAAGCAGTATCCATGACACTAGCCTTCGTTATGGTACTGGGACTTACATTTACAGGAATGCCAGCTTTTGCAGAAGACAGCAATGAGGATGCTGGATTACTGCAATTACAAACGCTAGAGCCAATTACACTACTGGCGGGCAATTCTACATGGAAATATCTAGATAACGGAACGGATCAAGGTTCGGTATGGCGGTCTGTTTACGATGATTCTACATGGGCATCAGGCCAAGCGCCGCTTGGTTATAAAGATTCTGGGGCCGGAGTCAGCAGCAAGCAATTTGGTGCTCTGAATACAAATATAAGCTACGGTTCGGATAAAAAGAAGAAATATCGTACTTCCTATTTCCGTACAAATGTAACTGTGAATAAGGAAGAAATTACAAAATCGGATAAAGTATTGGGTAATTTTGCATTTGATGACGGAGTTGTGCTGTATCTGAACGGTGCAGAAATCTACCGCGAGGCTATGCCAGCTGGTGAAATCGACTATCAGACACTTAGTACAACTAATGGCAGTGATCCAAATGAGTATACAAAGGTTGACCTAACGGAAATCGTAAAAGCCAATCTGAAGGATGGAAGTAATGAGCTTTCAGCTGAAGTTCACCAGACGGGAGACACTAGCTCTGACCTTTATTGGGATATGAGCCTGATTGCTTATCCTGTAGTGGAGACAGTAGAACCTGGAGTTGGGAAGCCAGATTCTATCGCAATTACTTTTAATGGCAACCCGCAGACTAGTATGGGATTTAACTGGTATGCACCTGAAAGTGTGACTGGCACCAAACTGGAAGTGGTAGAAGCTTCTAAATTGGAGAATGGCCAGTTTCCAGCGGCAGGAGCTCAATTGTATGAAGGAACATCCGTTACAACTAGTGTGTATATGACAAAAGCGGATAAATCAGCTAAAAAACCACTTGTGCTAACCAGCCATAAGGTAATAGCGGATCATCTGCAGCCGGGCACGGAATATGCTTACCGTGCTGGAGATGGACAAGCTGATAATTGGAGCGACGTAGGAACTTTTAAGACAGAACGTTCCAGCAACCAAGCTTTTAAATTCCTATATACAACGGATTCCCAAGGAACAACTGAAGAAGATTTTGATATCTGGAATCATACCCTTCAAGAAGGATTAGCTAAATTCCCGGAAAGTGAGTTTATTCTGAATTCTGGTGATTTGGTGGATAACGGTGATATTGAGGAGCAATGGGGATGGTTTTTCAATAAGCCTAAGGATATTTTAGCGAATATTCCGTTGGTGCCTTTGGTAGGCAACCATGAAAGCAAAAATTATAGCAATTATAGCTCTCATTTTAACTTGCCGAATGTATCGAATACAGGTGCGAAACCTGATGGTTCTGTATATTCTTTTGACTACGGTTCAGCGCACTTTATGGTAATTAATACAGAATATTATGGTGCAAGCTCGAATCTTGAGAATAACGAAATTTACAATAAACAAGTGGAGTGGCTTCGGAGCGAAGCGGCAAAAAGCAATCAGAAATGGAAGGTTGTGCTTCTGCATAAATCTCCTTATTCCGTTGCCAATCACACCAATGATACAGATGTACTCTTTTACAGAGCGCAATTAACGAAGGTGTTTGATGAGCTTGGTATCGACATGGTAATTGGCGGGCATGACCACACCTTTGCTAGAAGCTATCAGATGTACAACAACAAGCCATTGACGGATATTGTTCCGGACTCAAACGGAGTAGTAACTGATCCTAAGGGTACTTTATACCTGATTACAAATGCAGCGGGCAATAAGAAATACAACGTAGCTTCAGGAACATTCCCTTTTGCAGCTAAATACGGACAGCCTGGCAAGGAAATGTTCACGGGGATGACGGTAACGAATGATGAGCTATCTTACGAAGCCTACACCACAACAACTGGTGGTTCTACAGACTTGTATGATAACTACAGCATTCATAAATCGGAAGTAGCAGTTAAACCTGTGCAAAATGCAAAGGCTACTGCAGCAGATGGTGGTAAAATAACGTTGACTTGGGATGCGCCAGCTTCCGGTGCACCAGTGTCTGGATATCGAATTTATGAGCAAAATGATCTGGTATCCGCAAATTGGATGGTCAGTGTTCCTAATGAAGAAGGTAAAACTTCTTATACTTACACTGTAGAAAATACTAATCCAAACCAAACCTATCAATTTGTTATCAAAGCTGTAAGTGAAAGAACAAATTCAGAAGCTGCTATCGCTTCAACGGATTCGATTAAAAAAGTTACAGTTACCTTTAATGGCGATCCAGTGAGTGCAAAAGGATTCACTTGGTACACAGCGTTGAAGTCTACTGGAAACGATCTGCAGGTTGTAGAAAATACGGGCGTTACTCCAGACTTTGCTAAGGCTGCTGAGTTTACAGGACGTTCGGCGGTTTCCAGAAATTCAAAGGATGAATTAGTTCATAAAGCGGAAGCTTCTGGCCTGAAAGCTGATACAAAATACTACTTCCGTGTAGGTGATAAAGCACTAGGCCTGTGGAGTGCAGTGGGAACTTTTGAAACTGCCGCTAAGACAGGAGCATTTACTTTCATCGATTTGGCTGATACACAGGCTAAGACCGAAGATGAAGCGATTCTTTCCGGTGAAACGATGGCAAAAGCACTTACGACGTTCCCGAATGCTGAGTTTGTGGCGATTAACGGAGATATCGTAGATACCGGAACTAATGAATCACAATGGAATTGGTTGCTTGGTCATTCGCAGGATACCCTGCTTAACACGACCATCGTGCCTGTTGCGGGGAATCATGAGGATAAGGCAAATGCCTTCTATGAGCACTACAATATTAAGGAAGCACCGGGCTCTGCAACAGAAACTGGAGCATATTATTCCTATGACTACAGCAATGCTCACTTTGTAGTCCTGAATACAAATGAGAATTCCGATGAATTTGCTAACTTCAGCCAAGCACAGTTGGATTGGATGAAGGCTGACGTAAAAGCAGCGAAGGCTGCTGGTGCGAAGTGGATTATCGTAGCTATGCATAAAGGTCCATACACAACCTCTAACCATGCTACTGACAAAGACATTATGGGTACAAATGGAGAAAGAGCGAAGGTTGCTCCAATGATGGCTGAACTGGGCATTGACTTGGTTCTTCAAGGACACGACCATATTTATGCCCGGACCAAGCCAATTAAAGCTGATGGAACTGCGGCAGACACAGTGAAGATCAAGGAAAGCTTCAATGGTCAAACTGTAGAGTACACAGTAAATCCAGATGGAACGATTTATCTGATCCCAGCTACAGCGGGAGCGAAGGTTTACTACAAGAACATGAAACCAGAATTGGGAGATGCGTATTATAATCTCTTCGAAGTAGCAAATGAGAATACAGCAGCAAAATACGGACCGGACCCAAGTGATGCTACGCGTCCAAAACGCGGTCAAGTTCAGACCTTTGTAGGTATTACTGTAGATGCTGGCAAATTAACAGCTGTATCTTATGAGATCGATCAGAATATTAATGATGCTAAACCGTACGTTCTGGAAGAGTTCGGTATTCTTAAAGAAGCAGATCCGGAAGTAAATCCAACACCAGAACCGACAACAACGCCGACAACGGAACCGACAACAGCGCCAACGACGGAACCGACAACGGCGCCAACGACGGAACCGACAACAGCGCCAACGACAGCACCAACAGCAGCACCAACAACAGGATCATCAACAGGTCCAGTGGCAACAACAAAACCGACAGCAACACCAACGCCAACAGTAGCACCAACAGCTACACCAGCACCAACAACGGTGCCTACACCATCTGCAACGCCAGTAGTCAAACCATCATTGACGGATACTGGCAGCCATTGGGCAGCAGCGGCTATTGAGAAAGCAGTAGCAGGGGGCTTCGTTAGCGGTTATCCGGATAATACTTTCCGCCCTAATCAGAAAGTAAATCGGGTTGAATTTATCACTATGCTGGCTCGTGCCCTGCAATTGCCGGACAGTGGTAACACTTCAAGCTTTAAGGATTCAGCGAAGATTCCGGCATGGGCTAAGTCCTTTGTAGCTCAGGCAGTAGCTTTGCAAATTATCAGCGGCTATGACGATGGTACCTTCCGTCCTACGCAGGAGCTTACTCGCACTGAATTAGCAGTTATGGTTGTTAGGGCTCTGGGCATTACAGTAGATCCAAAAGCGACCTTAACCTTCAATGATGCTAAGGATGTACCCGCATGGGCAGTACCATATATTGCGGCAGCAGCAGACGCGGGCATTGTGAATGGCATAGGACAAAACCGTTTCGCACCTAACCAGGTAGCGTCCCGGGCCGAAGCAGTAACAATCATTCTGAACTTGCTTGAGAAGCAAGGAAAGTAACTAAATCGGATGGTTTGAAAAAAGATTGCCTCAAGGTCATCGTTGATGACGGAGAGACAATCTTTTTTTCGTAGCTGGGTAGTCTGAGGGAGGGCGGCGATACGGCGGAGTGGCGTGAAAGAGGGGCAAAAGTGCCTCTGATTTGAGCGAATACGGCGGAGTGGCGGAGATAAGAGGCAAAAGAGGCCACGCTTCTTTATCCTCTTTATATTTTCAACCAACATATGTTTAACAACCCACTCATTGCCAGGATATCGATCCCTGCTGGCGCGATAATCTTTAATTTATCCAGCATATCTTTAATTTTGCGGCTATTTGTAAGGAAAGATCTGGGTTAGATTAGGGTGGACTAATCAAAGTAAGACAGGGGGGGTGCCGACAAATATGAATGCGCTTGCACATATGTGGTTGGATACAGAATGTGCAGGCAGAAGAGGGTAGGAGCGGCAGAGGGACGGGATAACAGAAGTAATCTACTTGCTGTTCGGCGATATACTGAGCACACATTACGCTTCATGGATGAGAGTAACCGAAACAACTACAGGACGAGGAGAGTGGAAAATGAACCTTCACACCGGTAAAAAGGCGCGTCGTAAGCTGACATCAGCTGTTCTGGCGGCAGCTTTGCTAGTTTCAGGACTTCCCCTAACGGCTTACGCCGGCGATACGTGGCCTTTTACAGGAGACAGTGCGCCGGGTGCCAATCAGCCTAATGTACATGGATATACGAGCAGCCATATTGCGAACTGGAGTCCGGCAACTGATCCGGATGCAGAGCTGTTGAGATCGCGGGTGCCGCTGCAGAAGCGGAATGCCCCATTTGCTGCAACCCAAGCTAACCCAGCGCTTAGCGCAGACACACAGATGATCAACGTTGCTGGCGACTACGGGAATGCTTTTATTGAGAACGCGCCGTATACGAACAAGTTTGCGCAGTATCATTTTAACTTTTGGCAATATATTGATTACTACTCCTATTGGCACGGTACAGCAACTGCGTACACCCCGCCGGAATATTATGGTGAATTGGCCCAGAAGGACTGGCAGCAAAAATGGTTCGAATTCGGCATGCTGAATATCCCGAACCCTACCTACACCGATGCAGCGCATAAGAACGGCGTGCTGTCATTGGCGGGAATCTTTTTTTCCAATAATGACCGTGGACAGCAGACGTACAAACAAATGATAGTTAAAGACGAGAATGGTAATTTTCCGGTGGCGGATAAACTGATCGAGATGGCCGGATATTTCGGGTTTGACGGTTATTTTGTAAATCAGGAAGAGATGAATCCGAATGTCGCGACCCAGGATATCCCCGATTACATCGCTTTTATGAAGGTGCTGCAAGAGGGCGGCCTATATGTACAGTGGTATGACTCTCTGAACACCAATACCGGTGCTAATGCGTTCGCCCGGACGATTAATGATACCAATATCTCCTTTTTAGTGGATAAAAGCACCAAGGAACCCGTCTCCAATTCGTTTTTCTTCGACTACGGGGCTGGCAATACACAGATTACCAACGCGGCTAATTACTTAAGCAATCTGAATGCCAGTCTGGGAACAAGCTACAACTTGTTTGACGTTGGTTTTGCAGGGCTGGAAGCAGGCCGCGACCGGTTCAAGTCCGTTAACGGAACAGCGTTGATGAACAAGCTGGACAGCAATGGCTTGCCACGGCTCAGCTTGGCTACACTCGGTGCGGACTTCGTTCATGCCGGTCTGGATGAGGACATGAACCTGTCTTACCCGGTCTCGCACAGATCCGAAAATGACTACCAATGGATGACAAAACTGCGTGAGCAGCTATGGTGGTCAGGCCCGAACGTGGACCCTAAGAATACGGTCAAATCGGCAACCAATACTGTTTCCGATGTTTATGCCGACAACCGTTACTGGCCGGGAATCTCCTCCGTCATTGCGGAGCGTTCGGTAATTAAGGACAAGAACTTTTACACCAATTTTAACACTGGACAGGGCTTGTCCTATTCCGTGAACGGTGAAGTATCGAACCCGGATGAGTGGTCTAATATGAGCCTGCAGGATATCCCGGTGACTTGGCAGTGGTGGCAGGATACTGCTGGCAATAAGCTTACTGTAGATTTTGATTATGGACCGGAGTACAACCTTGCGGGCACAAACCGGTACAACTATGAGCAGATCGGTGCGTATAACGGTGGCAGTTCACTGGTGGTGAACGGCAATCTGAATGCGAAGAACTTCTTGCGTCTGTACAAAACAGAGCTGGAGGTCAATGGCAACTCCAAGCTGTCGATCAGCTTCAATAAGCCATCTGCCACGGATGCTTCGGCGATGGCGGTAGGACTCATCCTGGCTGATGATCCGAATACCGTAGTAGAGGTCGCTATTCCAAACAGTGGTCAGCACTCGGAAGGTTGGGTGACAAAGGAGTTGGACCTGAGTGCATACGCGGGTCATAATATTGCAGCCCTTGGACTGGTCTTCGATCCCGGGCAAGGAACAGCGTCCACCTACCAGATGAACGTCGGACAGCTGCGCGTTTATGACGGGTCTGCCGTAAAGCCCGCAGCTCCTGCGGAATTAGCAGTTGCGGAAGCTTTTACAGATACAGGTGAAATGGTTGTGAAGTGGAAGCTAGATCCCGATTACACTAAGATCAAGCAATATAATGTGTACGTGAATGATGTATTTATGGGCGGCAAATACGATGAGGTGTTCTATCTGAAGCATCTCCCGGTGAAATCCGGAACCCTTAAAGTGGTTGCAGTGGGTGCGGATGGAGTGGAGGGCGAAGCGGCATCGTTGGCTTTTGATCTGGATGCGGCGGTTTCCGGAGTGAAGGTGGATTCAAGCGCGGACGGGGAGTTGACTGTGAACTGGACGAACTCCGCCCAAGCTTCCGGTGACATTACCGTTCGAGTGCAGTCCTTGAATTGGATTACGACATCCGAACCGGTGTCACAGCAAGTGGTTGTCCCGGCAGGTGCAAGCACTGCGCTGTTCACGGGGATGCCGGTAAACGGCGATGATTACATTGTCACCGTTACCGCAGGCAACACCGATCCAGTCTCGGTCAGCGGCCGGTTCATCGACACGGTCGCGGAACCTTACGCGGAAGAATGGTCCTGGACGGACGGTAAGCTGAATCTGCCGATGCCGAATACCAGGGACTGGCGGTATATGTATGTGTATGAAGATGGGAATCCGAAATCTTTTGCCACAACGTATAGCTCTGGCAATAAGCCGATGATTATCCGTGGACGGACAACTAAGGCGAGCTTAAGCTTTACCTCGACGGCAAAAGTTGTGCATGTGGTGATGGAGGATTATGCAGGCAACCGCTCCAAACCGGTCTATCTGAAAGGCAGCTATCCCGTTCTCTTTGATGCTAATGGGGGTGAACCAGCAAATACTGTGGCCGAGGCTGTGTATGGCACTTTGCTCTTGGAGCCTACGGGCATTGCCAGAGAGGGCTATGACCTGGAAGGCTGGTACGTTGGAGAAGGAGAAGGTGCGCGAAGATGGAATTTTGCCGAAGATCTAATAACCGGAGAACTGAACTTACAGGCGAAGTGGGCCTTGCAAGCTCCAAAGGTGCAGATCGTAGGGGAAGGCTCCTTCCGTGAAAATACGTCCGCGACACTAACGGCAGTTGCCACTGGCGCAGGGCAGCTGACTTATGCCTGGTATGCGGACACAGGCAGCGGTTATGGAGATGCGTTGGGAATGTCCGCCACCTATACTATCCCTGCTTTGACTACCGGGATGGATGGCAATAAGTACAAGGTCATCGTCATCAATGAATCTGGTGACAGCAGTGAAGCAGAGTACACACTTAACGTAACTCCGGCTGAAGCACCATGGGAAGCGCCTGATTTCATAACCGATCTTCCTTCTGCACTTGATGTCATTGCTGGTGAAGAAGTGAAGCTGTTCGTACAGATCCGCGGGGATGTGGAATCGGTTCGCTGGGAGACGAAGGCAGCAACCGCAGAGGAATGGACTGTAGCGGAGAGCGTGACTTCGGCGGTATACGCATTTACTGCTTCTGAAGCAGACAGCGGTACGCAGTTCCGTGTGGCTCTGACTGGAAAAGAGGGAACGGAGCCTTCAACAAGAACCGGTAATGAACTTACGGTGACAGTACATCCGGCACCGGATGCGCCAATTATCACCGCTTATAGCGTAGATAAGAATCCGGCAGCTGTAGGTGATAAGGTGTCTTTTGCCGTAGTGGCTTCTGCAGTTTATGGCGAGTTAAGCTACCAATGGTTGAAAAACGGGCAGGCCGTTGAAGGCGCTGTGGAGCGTGATTATACGATTGCTTCTGCAAAAGAAACAGACAGCGGCGAATACACGGCCGTAGTCACCAACACCAAAATACTGAATGGCCGCCCTTATACGGCTGTTCAAAAGAGCGGGATTATTGATTTGGAGGTCCACAATACTCCTGTATCTACACCGCAGCCGACATCGGCTCCAGGGACAGGTACGGGAACTGGCGGAACGACTCCGGCAGCGACAGCAACGCCGCTTCCAAGTCCGACTAGTGCAACATTGACTGTTCCAGCAAGTGCACTCAGTACATCTACTGAGAACGGAAAAGTGACGGTAAATGTGCCGGCAGGCGTTACAGCTATCGAGCTGCCTGTGAATGCAGGTGAATTGCTAGGGATCCGTCAACTTGAATTGGCCGCCTCGGGAACCACACTTGGTATTGCGCCGGAATTGCTGGTGCAATTGAAGGCTCTGCTTAATGAAGCTCAAGCTTCAGGCAGCAAGATTCAGGTGAAGCTCAGCCCGGAAACTTTGAACATGAGCACACTGAAAGCAGAGCGTGGGGTGGTCTTGCGGGGTACGGGGATGACGTTTGATCTGAGCATCATCGCGGGGAATGGTACATCTAACCGTCTTCCAAGCTTCAGCAAACCAGTAACCATACAATGGAGTGCAGCAAATACGGATTATAATACTAATTTGCTTGGTTTATATGCTATTGCTGAAGGGGGTTCGCTTACCTATCTCGGCGGAGTATACGCGAATGGCTTCCTGCTAGGAGAGTTTAGCGGAACAGGCAGGCTGGCTGTGCTGGAGTACAATAAATCCTTCGCTGACGTTCCGTCTACCCATTGGGCTGCGGACACTATCCGCCAGCTGGCGGCTAAACATCTGATACAAGGCACTTCCGAAAATGGATTTGAGCCCGCCCGCAGTATTACAAGAGCGGAATTTGTGAAGCTGCTGGCTGGCGTGCTGGGACTGCAAGCTCAGGCGGAATTGAAATTTAGTGATGTGCCATCTGGTGTATGGTATGAGCAGGACCTGGCGCGTCTGGTCCGGGCAGGTATTGTAGGCGGACGCACTGCTGAACACTTCGATCCGAGTGCGAACATCAGCCGCCAGGAGATTGTGACTATGCTAATGCGTGCCTATGTACTGGAGCATGGAGCGCTTCAGTCATCAGCCCCGGCAACATTCACCGATTCCGGTGAGGTAGCAGCCTGGGCGGCAGACAGCGTGAATGCTGCGTCATCACTGGGTCTGGTGAATGGCCGCACGGACGGAAATTTTGTGCCCGGTGGCTTGGCGACCCGTGCCGAGGCTGCGCAGTTCATCTTGAATTACATCCGGTAGATTATATAGTCCCACCCCGGTCTGCCCAAGGAGCCCTTTGCTCCATGGGCAGACTGTCTTTGCTTAGCGGAGGAATGCAAGCTTTTACCAGCCACAGGCAGGAAGCACCTCATGCTATACTTTATTCATAATGACAAGCAGCGAGGCTTAGGCTTCCCCCCTGCTGTAGGAGGTTGCTGATGTTTCCGGGGAAATTGTACAGAAAGTATCTGAAGAATAATCTGTTTATGAAAATCATCCTGCTCTTCTCAGTCATTGCCGTGGTCACCATTATCACCTTCTCTTACCTGATGTTCTTGCTCATGTCTCAGGCCGTAGTGCAGCGGCAGATGGAGATTCAGAAACGTACCGTGGAGAGCATCAACAGCTATATTGAGCAAAAATATGACTCTGTACAGTCTATGATGCGGGACGTGTACCGGGACACGGAGCTGACTGCTAATACGTCGTATTTGCTGGAGCACCCGTATGAAGATTACGTGAGGTACCGGCTGGACCGGTATTTCAACGAAAGTAATGCTACGACGGATACCGTGCAGTTTTTTCGCAATCAAGTTGAAGATGATTCTGATATCCGCAGTTTAATGCTCTACAGTGCAGCTGAGCAGCAGTTGTATGTCTATAACGACCAAGGCAAATTTCAGATTATTTCCACTAATGCAGCCCATTCTTTTGTACCGGATGCGCTGTATCTGGAGGAGGAAGGCAGTGTCACCGCTCCAAACACTTGGGTCAGTCAGGCGATCTCATCTCCGGAGGGGCCGATGTTTACGGTTCGTACCCCGGTCAATAACAAGATATCACTGCGCAACATTGGTCAGCTTCTAGTCTATTTTGATGCCAGCGAGGTCTGGGGGAGTATGGGCAATTATAAGGATGACTTCAAGGGAAAGATTCTGGTGCTGGCAGCGGATGGGGATGTGTTATTTGATACCTCGGGCACTTATTATGGAAAGCGCTATCCTTATCCCGAGCAGATGAATTCCGCCTATACAGATGGTGAAGAAGTTGGCGGGATGATCATTACTAAGCAGACTCATACCCAAGGCGGATTTACTGTGTTGAGTGCTGTGCCTAAGCAGGAATTAGCCGCCACCTATAGGGGATTGCGGAACATGATCTTCATTATCTGCTTGATCTGCCTGTTGTTTGCGATTATTACGCCCACTTTATTTATCAATAATTTTGCCAGACGGA
It contains:
- a CDS encoding cache domain-containing sensor histidine kinase, with translation MFPGKLYRKYLKNNLFMKIILLFSVIAVVTIITFSYLMFLLMSQAVVQRQMEIQKRTVESINSYIEQKYDSVQSMMRDVYRDTELTANTSYLLEHPYEDYVRYRLDRYFNESNATTDTVQFFRNQVEDDSDIRSLMLYSAAEQQLYVYNDQGKFQIISTNAAHSFVPDALYLEEEGSVTAPNTWVSQAISSPEGPMFTVRTPVNNKISLRNIGQLLVYFDASEVWGSMGNYKDDFKGKILVLAADGDVLFDTSGTYYGKRYPYPEQMNSAYTDGEEVGGMIITKQTHTQGGFTVLSAVPKQELAATYRGLRNMIFIICLICLLFAIITPTLFINNFARRTHKIIKFTRKVKNGDLDARITDVREDELGQISKSFNDMLDELNLHIDRVFKAEIKQKHTEIAALEARVNPHFLYNTLEVIRMRAISQGASDVGEMIYSLSVLFKSYVHQKPKHTMKDELEACRLYLELFRIRYKDKFSYTMECGKELTGRVVLKMSLQPIIENYILHGMRVDKNDNHISVVVAKDGKYLRAVVTDNGRGIAPDRLVQLKEGLLQPDEQSESFGLRSIHERLKLLYGSEYGIELQSEAGTGTTVTVYFPDLGEDDPNHV